Proteins encoded together in one Vibrio lentus window:
- a CDS encoding YccF domain-containing protein has translation MRTIGNIIWFLFGGVFMGLAWWFFGLLAFLTIVGIPWGRACFVMGNFSFFPFGQEAISRDELTNETDIGTSPLGLIGNIIWFLFAGIWLAIGHIMSAVACFITIIGIPFAIQHLKLAVISLAPIGKTVVDKREAEAARVRNYKG, from the coding sequence ATGAGAACAATAGGAAACATCATTTGGTTTCTATTTGGTGGCGTATTTATGGGATTGGCATGGTGGTTCTTCGGACTGCTCGCATTCCTCACCATCGTTGGGATTCCATGGGGTAGAGCGTGTTTTGTAATGGGTAACTTCTCATTCTTCCCATTTGGTCAAGAAGCGATTTCACGTGATGAATTGACCAATGAAACTGACATCGGTACCAGCCCGCTTGGTCTGATTGGTAACATCATTTGGTTCTTATTTGCTGGAATCTGGTTGGCGATTGGTCACATCATGTCAGCAGTAGCGTGTTTCATTACTATCATCGGTATTCCGTTTGCGATTCAGCACCTTAAGCTCGCGGTTATCTCATTGGCGCCAATCGGTAAAACGGTCGTCGACAAGCGTGAAGCAGAAGCGGCACGAGTAAGAAACTACAAAGGTTAA